The Neobacillus sp. OS1-2 genome includes a window with the following:
- a CDS encoding GNAT family N-acetyltransferase, with amino-acid sequence MHIQKATLNELDALTELFDLYRQFYEQKSDMEGARKFLQERILNEESVAFIALEESNPLGFVQLYPSFSSVSMQRSWVLNDLYVKEIARGMGVGESLMKMAIDFAKETGAKGLFLETAEDNTTAQRLYEKIGFIKESHYFYYFSI; translated from the coding sequence ATGCATATTCAAAAGGCCACATTAAATGAGCTTGATGCTTTAACCGAGCTATTTGATTTGTACAGGCAGTTTTATGAACAAAAATCCGATATGGAGGGGGCAAGAAAGTTTTTGCAGGAGAGAATTCTTAACGAAGAGTCTGTTGCTTTTATCGCACTTGAAGAATCTAATCCGCTTGGTTTTGTACAGCTTTATCCTTCGTTTTCAAGTGTAAGTATGCAGCGGTCATGGGTATTAAATGATTTATATGTGAAGGAAATCGCCCGCGGAATGGGTGTGGGCGAATCCTTGATGAAAATGGCAATAGATTTTGCGAAAGAAACTGGGGCGAAGGGACTTTTTCTTGAAACTGCTGAGGATAATACGACAGCCCAAAGACTTTATGAAAAAATCGGCTTCATTAAGGAATCTCATTATTTCTATTATTTTTCCATATAA
- a CDS encoding ion channel: protein MAIKKWLYYLVKLRNRIFFPFFILYIILAAFIIYWLEPHTFKSFTTSLYWVLTTLATVGFGDYAPVTFAGKIYTIILYITGIALVSVFIGKIIDSVYYIDKLKVGGKMKYSGKNHIILIGWSPKSRLAIDEILKSDKKIDIVIIDVLEKAPLLDERLHYVRGDATNEEILLNANLPKAMGVIIFADQITQDNFATKDPLLVDGKTLLIAAAITTVEEKYKKDIHVTAEVINQCHIPLFQNVKVDEFIPTQEMISHAAVRSLFSPGVTHMFSELMSTQYGEAMFEIPKKAEWQTYRDAFEDLLNNGATLVADRGDFYINQKLDDHIPADAHLFVICDKDTLEQLKSQ, encoded by the coding sequence ATGGCAATAAAAAAATGGCTTTATTACTTGGTAAAATTGCGGAACCGAATCTTTTTTCCCTTTTTTATTTTATACATTATTTTAGCTGCGTTTATCATTTATTGGCTTGAGCCGCACACGTTTAAATCTTTTACTACTTCTCTTTATTGGGTGCTCACCACACTTGCCACCGTGGGGTTTGGAGACTATGCACCGGTAACCTTTGCCGGAAAAATATATACGATCATTCTTTATATAACAGGGATTGCTTTGGTCAGCGTATTTATTGGAAAAATTATTGATTCTGTCTATTATATCGATAAACTGAAAGTCGGAGGAAAAATGAAATATTCGGGTAAAAATCATATTATTTTAATTGGATGGAGTCCGAAGTCCAGATTAGCCATTGATGAAATTTTAAAATCCGATAAAAAGATTGATATTGTGATCATTGATGTATTAGAAAAAGCCCCACTTCTCGACGAGCGGCTGCATTATGTTCGCGGGGATGCAACGAATGAAGAGATTCTCCTAAACGCAAATTTACCAAAGGCGATGGGTGTAATTATTTTTGCCGACCAAATAACACAGGACAATTTTGCAACAAAAGACCCGCTGCTTGTTGATGGAAAAACGTTATTAATTGCTGCCGCCATCACAACGGTTGAGGAAAAATATAAAAAGGATATTCATGTGACGGCAGAGGTAATTAATCAGTGCCATATCCCTTTATTCCAAAACGTTAAGGTGGATGAATTTATTCCCACACAGGAAATGATCTCTCATGCGGCAGTAAGGTCGTTATTTTCTCCAGGTGTCACACATATGTTTTCAGAATTGATGAGCACACAGTATGGGGAAGCGATGTTTGAAATTCCGAAAAAAGCGGAGTGGCAAACCTATCGGGATGCTTTTGAGGATTTGCTGAACAACGGTGCAACACTTGTTGCGGATCGCGGTGACTTTTACATTAACCAAAAACTCGATGATCATATTCCAGCTGATGCACATCTATTTGTAATTTGTGACAAAGACACGCTTGAACAATTAAAATCGCAATGA
- the treR gene encoding trehalose operon repressor — MTNKYLTIYNSIVEQIKSGEIPPQTLLPSENELKDQYDTSRETIRKALNLLSQNGYIQKVRGKGSIVIDISKFDFPVSGLVSFKELASKMGKKPKTMVNELSLIKPDGFIRQQLQLGSKDLVWKVVRTREMGGEKIILDKDFLSHKYVPSLTEEICADSIYHFLENELNLTISFAKKEIIVDEPTSEDRALLDLEGFHNVVVIKNYVYLDDATLFQYTESRHRPDKFRFVDFARRVH, encoded by the coding sequence ATGACAAACAAATACCTTACTATTTATAACTCTATAGTCGAGCAAATTAAAAGCGGCGAGATCCCGCCACAGACGCTCCTCCCCTCTGAGAACGAATTAAAAGACCAATACGATACCTCAAGGGAAACAATTCGAAAAGCGTTAAATCTGCTCTCTCAAAATGGCTATATACAAAAAGTTAGAGGAAAAGGTTCGATTGTCATCGACATCAGTAAATTTGATTTTCCTGTTTCCGGCTTAGTCAGCTTCAAAGAACTGGCAAGTAAAATGGGCAAGAAGCCGAAAACGATGGTCAATGAATTATCGCTAATCAAGCCCGATGGCTTTATCAGGCAGCAGCTTCAGTTAGGGAGCAAGGATCTGGTCTGGAAGGTTGTACGCACGCGTGAAATGGGCGGTGAAAAAATTATTTTGGATAAAGATTTTTTAAGTCACAAATACGTCCCTTCGTTAACCGAAGAAATCTGCGCCGACTCCATTTATCACTTTCTTGAAAATGAATTAAACTTAACGATAAGCTTTGCAAAAAAGGAAATTATTGTGGACGAGCCTACTTCGGAAGACCGTGCATTGTTGGATCTTGAAGGCTTTCATAATGTGGTTGTCATCAAAAATTATGTTTATTTAGATGACGCCACTCTCTTCCAATACACAGAATCACGTCATAGGCCCGATAAATTTCGTTTCGTCGACTTTGCGAGAAGAGTACACTAA
- the treC gene encoding alpha,alpha-phosphotrehalase: protein MSTTWWKKAVVYQIYPKSFNDTTGNGIGDLQGIIEKLDYLNELGVDVLWLTPIYQSPQCDNGYDISNYYTIHEDYGTMEDFDQLLDEAHKRGIKIIMDIVINHTSTEHEWFKQAKSSKDNPYRDFYIWKDGKNGEAPTNWASKFGGSAWEYDETTEQYYLHLFDVTQADLNWENEKVRAALYAMMHFWLKKGVDGFRLDVINLISKDQQFLQDDSDGRKFYTDGPRIHEFLHEMNEKVFAHYDIMTVGEMSSTSIDNCIRYTNPEQEELNMTFSFHHLKVDYPNGDKWTIANFDFQALKDILSNWQVEMIQGGGWNALFWCNHDQPRVVSRFGDDGKYHMESAKMLATALHMMQGTPFIYQGEEFGMTNPKFTSIDEYRDVESLNVYKIKQQEGLEEQAIIDILKQKSRDNSRTPVQWNASKNAGFTSGTPWIQTAENYQVINADKAIQDQNSIFYHYQKLIHLRKRVPVVTDGDFERILEQDKEIFAFMRTTESEKLLVINNFYGKETPFTLPAHLNLAGYTSEMLLSNYKDSAPLGSEILLRPYESIVYHLKK from the coding sequence ATGTCAACAACTTGGTGGAAAAAAGCAGTCGTTTATCAAATCTATCCAAAGAGCTTCAATGATACAACTGGAAACGGTATTGGCGATCTCCAAGGAATTATTGAAAAACTAGACTATTTAAACGAACTAGGCGTGGATGTCCTTTGGCTCACTCCGATTTATCAATCTCCACAATGTGATAATGGCTATGATATAAGCAATTATTATACGATTCATGAAGATTATGGAACAATGGAAGACTTCGATCAGCTTTTAGATGAAGCACACAAACGTGGTATAAAAATCATTATGGATATCGTGATTAACCATACCTCTACCGAGCATGAATGGTTCAAACAAGCGAAGTCTTCTAAGGATAATCCCTATCGTGATTTTTATATTTGGAAAGATGGGAAAAACGGTGAAGCACCAACAAATTGGGCATCCAAATTTGGCGGCTCTGCATGGGAGTACGATGAAACAACAGAGCAATATTATCTGCATTTGTTCGATGTGACCCAGGCAGATTTAAATTGGGAAAATGAAAAGGTCCGCGCGGCTTTATATGCAATGATGCACTTTTGGCTTAAAAAAGGTGTTGATGGTTTCCGGTTAGACGTCATTAATTTAATTTCAAAAGACCAGCAGTTCCTTCAGGATGACAGTGACGGACGCAAATTTTATACAGACGGCCCGAGAATCCATGAATTTTTACATGAAATGAATGAAAAGGTCTTTGCACACTATGACATTATGACGGTTGGTGAAATGTCCTCTACCTCCATTGATAATTGCATTCGCTATACCAACCCGGAGCAAGAAGAATTAAATATGACGTTCAGTTTTCATCACTTGAAGGTTGATTATCCAAATGGTGATAAATGGACAATAGCGAATTTTGATTTCCAGGCATTGAAAGACATACTGTCAAACTGGCAGGTTGAAATGATTCAAGGCGGCGGCTGGAACGCCCTTTTTTGGTGTAATCATGACCAGCCGCGAGTGGTATCTCGTTTTGGTGATGATGGAAAGTATCATATGGAATCGGCAAAAATGCTCGCAACAGCCCTCCATATGATGCAGGGTACCCCATTTATTTATCAAGGAGAAGAATTCGGAATGACCAATCCGAAATTTACCTCCATTGATGAGTATCGTGATGTTGAGTCCTTGAATGTTTATAAAATCAAACAACAGGAAGGTCTGGAGGAACAAGCGATTATTGACATTCTTAAGCAAAAATCGCGGGACAATTCAAGAACACCTGTACAGTGGAATGCTAGTAAAAACGCGGGTTTCACGTCTGGAACCCCTTGGATTCAAACGGCAGAAAACTATCAAGTGATTAATGCGGACAAAGCCATACAAGATCAGAATTCTATTTTCTATCATTACCAAAAGTTAATTCACTTAAGAAAACGTGTTCCTGTTGTGACTGATGGTGATTTCGAGCGTATTTTAGAACAGGATAAAGAAATCTTTGCCTTTATGAGAACAACCGAATCGGAAAAATTACTAGTCATCAATAATTTTTATGGCAAGGAGACGCCATTTACCCTCCCTGCTCATTTAAACCTTGCTGGCTATACGAGTGAGATGTTACTCTCTAACTATAAGGATTCGGCCCCGCTCGGTAGCGAAATTCTGCTGCGGCCGTATGAGTCCATCGTGTACCACTTGAAAAAATGA
- the treP gene encoding PTS system trehalose-specific EIIBC component translates to MTKYTDPSKQLLEHIGGKENIAAVTHCVTRMRFVLNDPSKANMKEIESIKLVKGTFTQAGQFQVIIGNEVSSFYNEFVKIAGVDGTSKEEAKVAAKQNQNWIQRMMGHLAEIFTPLIPALVVGGLILGFRNVIGDIKLLDDGTKTIIEVSQFWAGVHSFLWLIGEAIFHFLPVGITWSVAKKMGASQILGIVLGITLVSPQLLNAYGVANAKEIPTWDFGFAHIKMIGYQAQVIPAILAGLVLGFLETRLRKIVPNSISMIVVPFLALVPTVLIAHTILGPIGWSIGSGISHVVYSSLTSAFGWLFAAIFGFAYAPLVITGLHHMTNAIDLQLMSELGGTNLWPMIALSNIAQGSAVLAMIFINRKDEEEKQVSIPAAISCYLGVTEPAMFGINLKYGFPFLAAMIGSMIAGVVSVASGVMANSIGVGGLPGILSIQPKYMVMFAICMLIAIVVPFILTNIFAKTGVKKVTFKK, encoded by the coding sequence ATGACCAAGTACACTGATCCATCAAAACAGCTCCTAGAACACATTGGCGGTAAAGAAAATATCGCAGCTGTTACGCATTGTGTAACCAGAATGCGGTTTGTTTTAAACGATCCATCCAAAGCCAATATGAAAGAAATCGAATCCATTAAACTTGTAAAAGGTACATTTACCCAAGCTGGTCAATTCCAAGTCATTATCGGAAACGAAGTCTCCAGCTTTTACAATGAATTTGTTAAAATTGCCGGTGTAGACGGCACTTCAAAAGAAGAAGCAAAAGTGGCAGCCAAGCAAAATCAGAACTGGATCCAGCGAATGATGGGGCATCTAGCGGAAATTTTCACCCCGTTAATTCCTGCTCTTGTTGTCGGGGGGTTAATCCTTGGTTTCCGAAATGTAATCGGTGACATTAAATTATTGGATGATGGAACTAAGACGATCATTGAAGTTTCTCAGTTCTGGGCCGGTGTCCATTCATTTCTATGGCTGATTGGTGAAGCGATATTCCACTTCCTTCCTGTCGGGATCACCTGGTCTGTTGCCAAGAAAATGGGCGCATCGCAAATTCTAGGTATTGTTCTTGGTATTACCTTGGTTTCACCGCAATTATTAAACGCATACGGTGTAGCAAACGCAAAAGAAATTCCGACCTGGGATTTTGGCTTTGCCCACATTAAGATGATTGGTTATCAAGCACAAGTTATCCCCGCTATTTTAGCAGGACTGGTATTAGGGTTCCTGGAAACCAGATTACGTAAAATTGTGCCAAATTCTATTTCGATGATTGTTGTTCCGTTTTTAGCGTTAGTTCCAACTGTATTAATTGCCCACACTATTTTGGGCCCGATTGGCTGGTCGATTGGTTCCGGAATTTCTCATGTCGTTTATTCTAGCTTAACTTCTGCATTTGGTTGGTTATTTGCTGCCATCTTTGGCTTTGCCTATGCTCCGCTTGTTATTACGGGATTACACCATATGACAAATGCGATTGACCTTCAATTGATGAGTGAGCTCGGTGGAACAAACCTCTGGCCGATGATTGCTTTATCGAATATTGCCCAAGGTTCGGCCGTCCTTGCGATGATTTTTATCAACCGGAAGGACGAAGAAGAAAAGCAGGTTTCGATCCCTGCAGCCATCTCTTGTTACTTAGGTGTAACAGAGCCGGCGATGTTCGGGATTAACTTAAAATATGGCTTCCCTTTCTTAGCCGCGATGATCGGATCCATGATTGCAGGCGTTGTATCTGTAGCAAGTGGTGTCATGGCTAACTCGATTGGTGTCGGTGGTCTTCCTGGGATTCTTTCGATTCAGCCTAAATATATGGTGATGTTTGCCATCTGCATGTTGATTGCGATTGTGGTTCCATTCATATTAACGAATATCTTTGCAAAAACTGGTGTAAAAAAGGTAACTTTTAAAAAATAA
- a CDS encoding M14 family metallopeptidase, translating to MDIFVRKGDSLWHYSQFFKINLQLIHDSNRDIQVNNLSIGQRVRIPGFVAQEYQIRKGDSLWKLAQNRNLPLEALLLVNPTINPDQLMVGQTIKIPLRITWRLVNGGQTYDYKLLMNDIKRLQGVYPFLQSPSIGNTVLGKNIPEIRIGNGGKKVHYNGSFHANEWITTPVIMTFLNDYLLSLTNQNPIRGVSTSRLYQQSALSIVPMVNPDGVDLVLHGPPANDTWKQKVVEYNKGSRDFSGWKANIRGVDLNDQFPARWELEKARNPDKPGPRDYGGEKPLSEPEAIAMAELTKKRDFARVIAFHTQGEVIYWGFENAEPPESEVIVKEFSRVSGYEAVKTIESYAGYKDWFIQDWHRPGFTVEIGLGVNPLPLSQFDEIYQKTLGIFLAGLYM from the coding sequence ATGGATATCTTTGTTAGAAAAGGGGATTCGTTATGGCATTATAGCCAGTTTTTTAAAATCAATTTACAGTTAATACATGATTCAAATCGGGATATTCAAGTGAACAATCTCTCAATTGGTCAGCGAGTCAGGATTCCTGGTTTTGTTGCCCAAGAATACCAGATTCGTAAAGGGGACTCCTTGTGGAAACTTGCTCAAAATCGTAATCTTCCGCTCGAAGCCCTTCTTTTAGTGAACCCTACTATAAATCCAGATCAACTAATGGTTGGCCAAACAATCAAAATCCCCTTACGAATTACCTGGAGATTAGTGAATGGCGGGCAAACCTATGATTACAAGCTACTGATGAATGATATTAAAAGATTACAAGGTGTTTACCCATTTTTACAGTCCCCCTCAATTGGAAATACGGTTCTGGGGAAAAACATTCCAGAAATCCGTATCGGTAATGGTGGGAAAAAGGTCCATTATAACGGATCATTTCATGCCAATGAATGGATTACCACACCAGTGATCATGACATTTTTAAATGACTATTTACTATCTCTAACAAATCAAAACCCCATCCGCGGTGTCTCCACTTCCCGTTTATACCAACAAAGCGCACTATCCATTGTACCAATGGTAAATCCAGATGGAGTCGATCTCGTTTTGCATGGACCGCCTGCAAATGATACATGGAAGCAGAAAGTAGTTGAATACAATAAAGGCAGCAGGGATTTTTCTGGATGGAAGGCAAATATTAGGGGTGTTGACCTTAACGATCAATTCCCTGCTCGCTGGGAATTAGAGAAGGCTAGGAATCCCGATAAGCCCGGTCCTAGAGATTATGGAGGAGAAAAGCCCTTATCCGAGCCCGAAGCCATTGCCATGGCAGAATTAACAAAAAAGCGAGACTTTGCACGAGTAATTGCCTTTCATACGCAAGGCGAAGTGATCTACTGGGGGTTTGAAAATGCTGAACCTCCGGAATCAGAAGTGATCGTCAAAGAGTTCAGCAGAGTCAGCGGCTACGAAGCTGTCAAAACGATTGAAAGCTATGCAGGCTATAAAGATTGGTTTATCCAGGATTGGCATCGGCCTGGATTCACAGTTGAGATTGGCCTAGGTGTCAATCCCCTTCCCCTCTCACAATTTGATGAAATCTATCAAAAAACACTGGGAATATTTCTGGCTGGTCTATATATGTGA
- a CDS encoding thiol-disulfide oxidoreductase DCC family protein, which produces MERIILFDGVCNLCDRSVQFIIKRDPQGKFKFAALQSEIGQELLKKHGFKSTISSFVLIEKEKVYVKSGAAIRVSKQLYGIWKMSTIFLVIPPFIRDKLYDVIAKNRYKWFGKKDSCLLPSPKWKNRFLD; this is translated from the coding sequence ATGGAACGGATTATTTTATTTGATGGTGTATGCAATCTTTGCGACAGAAGTGTGCAATTCATTATAAAAAGAGATCCGCAAGGAAAATTTAAATTTGCCGCGCTTCAAAGCGAGATTGGTCAAGAGTTGTTAAAAAAACATGGTTTTAAGTCGACCATAAGTAGCTTTGTGTTGATTGAGAAAGAAAAGGTATATGTAAAGTCAGGCGCAGCAATTCGTGTATCTAAACAATTATACGGAATTTGGAAAATGTCAACCATTTTCTTGGTCATCCCCCCATTTATTCGTGACAAACTATATGATGTAATAGCTAAAAACCGCTATAAATGGTTTGGAAAAAAGGATAGCTGCCTACTTCCATCCCCAAAATGGAAAAACAGATTCCTAGATTAG
- a CDS encoding nitronate monooxygenase, whose product MWSNRITRLFKIHYPIIQAPMAGGPTTTELVAAVSNEGGLGMIGAGYMSTDQLRNQIRDSKTLTDKPFGINLFVPNPYNADSGKLSLASSLLKPIKEKLQVGEEIVLPTFEQDLITFEEQLTIIIEERIPICSFTFGIPSPEVIRKLKENSIVVIGTATTVEEAIMIEKAGMDAVVVQGAEAGGHRGTFYGQEDQGLIGLMSLIPQAFDAVEIPLIAAGGIMDGRGIMAAKCLGAMGVQMGTAFLVCKESGANTLHKEAIMEATEDRVVLTKAFSGKMARGLKNSFIETMRRTEEELPDYPLQNELTKAIRKSAAVKGATDYMSLWSGQSPRLAKKLTVRELMNKIILEVETLHSKL is encoded by the coding sequence ATGTGGAGCAATCGTATAACAAGGTTGTTTAAAATCCATTATCCCATCATTCAGGCCCCAATGGCAGGAGGCCCAACCACAACAGAATTAGTGGCTGCCGTTTCCAATGAGGGGGGGCTTGGGATGATTGGGGCGGGGTATATGAGTACTGATCAATTACGAAATCAAATACGTGATAGTAAAACCTTAACGGATAAGCCATTCGGTATCAATTTATTTGTACCCAATCCATATAATGCAGATAGTGGGAAGCTGAGTTTAGCGAGTTCTTTATTAAAACCGATTAAGGAAAAATTACAGGTCGGGGAGGAAATAGTCCTACCAACCTTCGAACAAGACCTCATAACTTTTGAGGAGCAATTAACAATAATTATTGAAGAAAGAATTCCAATCTGTTCTTTTACGTTTGGGATCCCTTCACCGGAAGTTATAAGAAAACTGAAGGAAAATTCAATTGTTGTGATTGGAACCGCAACAACGGTAGAAGAGGCTATCATGATTGAGAAAGCTGGAATGGATGCGGTTGTCGTCCAAGGGGCAGAAGCGGGCGGTCATCGGGGTACATTTTATGGTCAGGAGGATCAGGGCTTAATTGGGTTAATGTCACTCATTCCGCAGGCTTTTGATGCGGTTGAAATTCCACTTATTGCAGCTGGCGGAATCATGGACGGTAGGGGAATCATGGCTGCCAAATGCCTTGGAGCTATGGGGGTTCAAATGGGAACGGCTTTCCTTGTTTGTAAGGAAAGTGGGGCAAATACTCTTCATAAGGAAGCCATCATGGAGGCAACAGAAGACCGGGTAGTATTAACCAAAGCGTTTTCAGGCAAAATGGCTCGAGGTTTAAAAAATAGCTTTATAGAAACCATGCGTCGAACTGAAGAAGAACTTCCCGACTATCCGCTGCAAAATGAACTGACGAAAGCAATTAGAAAGAGCGCAGCTGTAAAAGGTGCCACTGATTATATGTCCCTATGGTCAGGGCAGAGCCCAAGATTAGCAAAAAAATTAACCGTTCGCGAACTAATGAATAAGATTATCCTAGAAGTAGAAACATTGCATTCAAAACTTTAA
- a CDS encoding phosphatase PAP2 family protein — protein MEKVIKKTPYLLFLLVIPLLASVYQFLNTRSHKAVDISTSIDQAIPFLPIFIIPYILWYAYIFCYLIYFCFKDTKVYLKTLLLIVIAELICFVIYFFFQTTVPRPVLVGDHILTQLVQWIYTKDRPFNCFPSIHVLTTFAVMLASLHIKNKHLLNTLFIHFLGSCIIISTLFVKQHVIFDMIGSMFLVTFLYGISFELLTFRVKEKSETVYVKNK, from the coding sequence GTGGAAAAGGTAATCAAAAAGACTCCCTATTTACTTTTTTTGTTAGTTATTCCGCTTTTAGCTAGTGTGTATCAATTTTTAAATACCCGATCACATAAGGCAGTTGATATTTCGACATCGATTGATCAAGCTATTCCTTTTTTACCGATTTTTATTATTCCGTATATTCTTTGGTATGCGTATATCTTCTGTTATTTAATCTATTTTTGTTTTAAGGATACCAAGGTATATTTAAAGACGTTGTTGTTAATTGTGATTGCCGAACTTATTTGCTTTGTGATTTATTTCTTCTTCCAAACAACAGTCCCAAGGCCGGTACTTGTCGGTGATCATATCCTAACCCAACTTGTCCAATGGATATACACAAAGGACCGCCCGTTTAATTGTTTCCCAAGTATTCACGTGCTAACGACCTTTGCGGTCATGCTTGCATCCTTACACATCAAGAATAAACATCTACTAAACACGCTTTTTATCCATTTTTTAGGTTCCTGCATCATTATTTCGACACTTTTTGTCAAACAGCATGTGATCTTCGATATGATTGGATCCATGTTCCTGGTTACATTTCTTTATGGAATTTCCTTCGAACTACTGACCTTCAGGGTGAAGGAAAAGTCAGAAACCGTTTATGTAAAGAACAAATAG
- a CDS encoding DUF2642 domain-containing protein yields MKLKENIGKYIKIEISGKKFISGLLVDIGSDIWVVFNGTDYLYIPTIHCQNWQYLKKDEIAEISFNDEPTPIYNHNEETSLRKTLTSAKGIFTEIYVTSNQALHGYIISIMNNYFVFYSPIYKTMFISLNHLKWLIPYTNNQRPYGLSNANLPVNPSNITFARSYEVQIEKLMGELIVFNIGENENVIGKIQGIKNNFVELIGAKEEPIFINLQHIKTVHMT; encoded by the coding sequence ATGAAGCTAAAAGAAAATATCGGTAAGTACATTAAGATTGAAATATCCGGTAAGAAGTTCATTAGTGGGTTGTTAGTCGATATAGGCAGTGATATATGGGTAGTCTTTAATGGAACTGATTATCTCTATATACCAACGATTCATTGCCAAAACTGGCAATACTTGAAAAAGGATGAAATCGCCGAGATAAGTTTTAATGATGAACCAACGCCGATTTATAATCATAATGAAGAAACATCATTAAGGAAAACCCTAACGTCAGCAAAAGGGATTTTTACAGAGATCTATGTAACTAGTAACCAAGCACTGCATGGATATATTATTAGCATCATGAATAACTACTTTGTCTTTTACTCCCCTATTTACAAAACAATGTTTATTTCCCTTAATCATTTAAAATGGTTAATTCCTTATACAAATAATCAGCGCCCTTACGGTTTAAGTAACGCAAACCTTCCAGTGAACCCAAGCAATATTACATTTGCCCGTTCCTATGAAGTCCAAATTGAAAAGTTAATGGGAGAATTGATTGTCTTTAATATCGGCGAAAATGAGAATGTGATCGGTAAAATCCAAGGAATCAAGAATAATTTTGTGGAATTAATCGGTGCAAAAGAAGAACCCATTTTTATAAACCTGCAGCATATCAAAACCGTCCATATGACGTAA
- a CDS encoding CotH kinase family protein: MQKYEILINPKLLNQLDKDIWTNEHVPAVLKIGTNHYSIGLVYRGNVIRKKKKKSYHIIFEKPYIVNGAHEIHLNAEFNDRSLSRNKLSLDFFDRIGVISPNSTHVLLYINGYCKGIYLELESFDQYLLQKRNVPLGPIIYATNYHANFSLLNPEKELKTKLMEGYTIKYGDKKDFTNLENLIAITNTLNNEQFAQQISHVLDVQQYLTWLAGVVCTQNFDGFIHNYALYQNSKTGRYEISPWDYDGTWGRDLHGKKLDYDYIPITGYNTLTGRLLHFPDFMEKYRNILSAALDKEFTVETQSEHIDDLFATLKPYLHLDPYIKTNAESLDREKEFILNFIQKRRTFLKQELIKLS; this comes from the coding sequence GTGCAAAAATATGAGATTCTTATCAATCCGAAGCTATTAAACCAACTGGACAAGGATATTTGGACGAATGAGCATGTCCCTGCAGTACTTAAGATTGGCACTAACCACTATTCAATTGGCCTGGTCTATCGAGGAAATGTGATTAGAAAGAAGAAAAAAAAATCGTATCATATCATTTTTGAAAAACCCTATATTGTAAATGGAGCACATGAAATTCATCTGAATGCTGAATTCAATGATCGTTCGCTTAGCCGGAATAAGCTCTCCCTAGATTTCTTTGACAGAATAGGTGTCATCTCCCCAAACTCTACTCATGTCCTACTATATATAAATGGCTACTGTAAAGGGATTTATTTAGAGCTCGAATCATTCGATCAATACCTTTTACAAAAAAGAAACGTGCCCTTGGGCCCCATTATCTACGCCACGAATTATCACGCTAATTTCTCCTTATTGAACCCTGAAAAGGAATTAAAAACAAAGCTGATGGAAGGATACACCATTAAATATGGGGATAAAAAGGATTTTACCAATCTGGAAAACTTGATTGCCATAACAAACACGCTAAACAACGAACAATTTGCACAACAAATTTCACACGTGCTCGATGTTCAACAGTATTTGACATGGCTGGCAGGTGTGGTTTGTACCCAAAATTTTGACGGTTTTATTCATAATTACGCACTATATCAAAATAGTAAAACGGGAAGGTATGAAATTTCACCATGGGATTATGATGGAACCTGGGGTAGAGACTTGCATGGAAAAAAACTCGATTATGACTATATACCTATAACAGGCTATAACACCTTGACTGGAAGATTGCTCCATTTCCCCGATTTTATGGAGAAATATCGTAATATTCTTTCAGCCGCATTGGATAAAGAATTTACTGTTGAGACACAATCAGAACATATCGATGATCTTTTTGCAACTCTAAAGCCCTACCTTCATCTGGACCCCTATATAAAAACAAATGCGGAAAGCCTTGATCGCGAAAAGGAATTTATCTTGAATTTTATTCAAAAAAGGAGAACCTTTCTGAAGCAAGAATTAATTAAGCTCTCATGA